In Setaria viridis chromosome 5, Setaria_viridis_v4.0, whole genome shotgun sequence, the genomic stretch TCCTCGAGCTGTGTGACTAGAGATTCTAGCTCAGCGATATAAGCCTTCAGCAACAAGTGAGAAGACGTCAATTTTTCCACTGAAATTCGCAAAACACAAAGATTAATTCTGCTGAAATGCGACACTTGTGCACCCACCTGCTTCCTCTCCCGTGACCTGGCAGCAGACTCGCGGTTTTTGATCATCCGTTTCTGTCGCTGCATCGCAGCGCGATCCACTGGATCCATCAACTGCCGCTTCCTTcccctcccgcctccgccgccagccacgCCCACGCCCTCCGCTCCGCCCAGGAACCCCATGACCACCTGCCCCTCGGCCGGCGCCGAGGGGCCCGAAATCCTAGCCTCGTCCTCCTTGACCGCGCCTTCCCTCGCCAGGAAGTCCTCGAGCGTCATCTccgggccgccggcgccggcgccggctccgcctCCCGCGCCAGCGGGGACGACGGCCTGAGGCACGGGAGCCGCTGTAGCACCTCCACTGCCACCCCCGGCAGTGATCTCCTTCCACACCTCCTCCGCCGTCTTCCGCGAGGCgatccccggcgccggcgccggcgccgccggcatcGGGCGGTTGGCTCCCgacgcggtcggcggcggggtgggcatGTCGCCGTAGATTCCGCAGAGGAGCTCCTCGACGTTCATGGAGCCCAgcccgctgcccccgccgccgcc encodes the following:
- the LOC117856107 gene encoding bZIP transcription factor 12: MASSRVMPSSSPSHTASDLARFAQAASRPGGGGGSGLGSMNVEELLCGIYGDMPTPPPTASGANRPMPAAPAPAPGIASRKTAEEVWKEITAGGGSGGATAAPVPQAVVPAGAGGGAGAGAGGPEMTLEDFLAREGAVKEDEARISGPSAPAEGQVVMGFLGGAEGVGVAGGGGGRGRKRQLMDPVDRAAMQRQKRMIKNRESAARSRERKQAYIAELESLVTQLEEENAELLRGQEERHQKRLKELLERVTPVIVRKKLSRDLRRTNSMQW